The nucleotide sequence TTTAACCAATTGCTTTGTTGCTCCAGGCACATCAGGCCCTGGGTGCTCGGCCAGGCGATTATTGAATACCGATCAATGAGAAAAATTATTTTTATTCTGATAGCGATTGCCGGAGCCGTTACGGGTAGCTATGCACAGGATACTACCCGGATAGCTGTTACGGTTACCGGTACGGTTCTTAATGAGCAGAAAGAGCCCATGCAGGGTGTAACCGTTGCCATAAAAGACCAGCCCGGACTGGGTATCAGCACCAACAATAAAGGGGAATACACAATAGCGGCCAGTAAATACCAGTGGCTTGTTTTTTCGTATGTAGGCTACGAACAGCAGGAGGTATTAATAAACGATGCCTTGAAAATAGATGTAACGCTGAAGGCCTCGGAACAAAAAGCGATGGACGAAATAGTGGTAACGGCATTGGGCGCTCAGAAAAAAGCAACAGTAACCGGTGCCATCACCACGGTGGACCTCAGTACGCTTAAAACGCCCACATCCAGCATTACCAATGCACTTGCGGGAAATGTGTCGGGGGTGCTGGCGATGCAGGGGAGCGGTCAGCCGGGCAGCAACTCCTCCGAGTTCTGGATACGCGGTATCTCTACTTTTGGAGCAGGCACATCGGCCCTTGTGCTGGTGGATGGTTTTGAAAGAAGTCTCACCGAGATCAACATCGAAGACATTGAGACCTTCACCGTGCTTAAAGATGCCTCCACCACAGCCATATACGGTTCCCGCGGGGCAAACGGGGTGGTGCTGATCACTACCAAAAAAGGGAAAATGGATAAGGTCAGTATCAATGGTAAGTACGAGGCCTCCTACAATACCCGTACATTTACGCCCAAATTTGTAGACGGGTATACCTATGCCAGCCTTATGAATGAAGCGCGCATCACCCGGAACGAGGAAGCTTTTTATACTCCTGAGGACCTTACCCTGATCCGGAACCAGCTGGATCCGGACCTGTTTCCTGACATCAGCTGGATGGATATGTTCCTGAAGCCCGGAGCCTTTACGCAACGTGCCTCGCTCAATTTTGACGGTGGCGGTGCCCTGGCCCGTTACTTTGTATCCGGTAGTTATATCAATGAGGGTGGTATGTATGAAACCGATGAGAACCTGAGAAGTTATAATACCAATGCCAACTATAAACGATGGAATTACCGTGCCAATGTAGACATGAACCTTACCAAAACAACCCTTGTAAGAGTGGGCGTGAGTGGCTCTTTGGGTAAGCAAAACCTGCCCGGAGGTACCTATGACGAGATATGGGCCTCGCTGATGGGGCAAAATCCGATCTCCATTCCCATTAAATATTCCAATGGTAAAGTGGCTTCGCGGGGCGGTGCTGAAAAACAAAATCCCTGGGTGCTCATTACCCAGCAGGGTTATATTGAAAACTGGGAGAACAAAATACAAACGAACGTTACACTGGAACAGAATCTTAAATTCATTGCCCCGGGCCTGCGTTTTGTAGGGCGGTTTGGTTATGATAACAACAACAAAAACTATATCCGCCGGATGAAATGGCCCGAAGGCTGGATCGCCGAACGGCAGCGGGAATCGAACGGGGATCTCCGGTTAAAACGTACCATTAACGAGCAATTGCTTACCCAGCGGTCCAGCGCTTCCGGCGACAGAGCTGAAACCTTACAGGGAGAACTTCACTACAGTAAAACCATTCAACGCCACACACTGGGAGGGATATTGCAATATACCCAGGAAAAA is from Niabella beijingensis and encodes:
- a CDS encoding SusC/RagA family TonB-linked outer membrane protein, coding for MRKIIFILIAIAGAVTGSYAQDTTRIAVTVTGTVLNEQKEPMQGVTVAIKDQPGLGISTNNKGEYTIAASKYQWLVFSYVGYEQQEVLINDALKIDVTLKASEQKAMDEIVVTALGAQKKATVTGAITTVDLSTLKTPTSSITNALAGNVSGVLAMQGSGQPGSNSSEFWIRGISTFGAGTSALVLVDGFERSLTEINIEDIETFTVLKDASTTAIYGSRGANGVVLITTKKGKMDKVSINGKYEASYNTRTFTPKFVDGYTYASLMNEARITRNEEAFYTPEDLTLIRNQLDPDLFPDISWMDMFLKPGAFTQRASLNFDGGGALARYFVSGSYINEGGMYETDENLRSYNTNANYKRWNYRANVDMNLTKTTLVRVGVSGSLGKQNLPGGTYDEIWASLMGQNPISIPIKYSNGKVASRGGAEKQNPWVLITQQGYIENWENKIQTNVTLEQNLKFIAPGLRFVGRFGYDNNNKNYIRRMKWPEGWIAERQRESNGDLRLKRTINEQLLTQRSSASGDRAETLQGELHYSKTIQRHTLGGILQYTQEKKVNTSNYGTDIMQGIERRNQRVAGRFTYGYQSRYFFDINFGYNGSENFATGHQFGLFPAVSGAWNVAEEKFIQDNLKWMDMFKIRYSYGRVGNDYIGGSDNQPIRFPYLASFTDSAGGYNWGDLESRNAYSGLTYSRIASNTITWEVSTKHDLGLDFSFFGDKFSGALDYFHEQRDGIYMERQYIPDIVGLRGQDPRANVGSTLSKGFDGQLKFSQQINKVNLTARGTMTYSKNEILEADEQYSNYPYTTRAGFRVNQNKGLVALGLFKDYDDIRNSPTQNFGRVAPGDIKYKDINGDGTIDDNDIVAVGATRYPNLVYGFGLSASWKGFDASVLFQGAGKSSFFINGFTVYPFSQGDWGNILTDVVESDRWILGENENPNAAYPRLSYGGSANNYRASTYWLRESSYMRLKTLDAGYTFPKVFTNRMGVKTMRVYFLGTNLLTFSKFKMWDPEMNSTNGQAYPLAKTFTFGLTLNL